A single genomic interval of Coccidioides posadasii str. Silveira chromosome 1, complete sequence harbors:
- a CDS encoding uncharacterized protein (EggNog:ENOG410PH62~COG:S~TransMembrane:11 (o26-47i103-125o154-173i410-436o456-480i501-529o549-574i595-618o624-642i662-683o695-713i)~BUSCO:1743at33183), with product MDTFVQFAKRADDEDPQNASNSASGLVSTLLPTLVISGAMLLLFVILRRSERRQYAPRTYIGALREQERTPAPEPGFFGWILSMLKLPDTYVLRHHSMDAYLLLRYLKIATSICLVGCFITWPVLFPVNATGGGGKVQLDILSFGNVTGNLSRYYAHTFIAWIFISFVFFMVTRENIYFINLRQAYFFSPLYSGRISSKTVLFTAVPDEYLDEARIRKMYGEDKVKNVWLVPNIDQLLEKVEERDGAAFKLEGAETKLIKLATAARVKATKGQQSDEEGQQTNLAFGSDETDGESGSVAAKWIKPSERPTHRLKPIIGKKVDTINWARGEIERLNPEIESLQEKLRAGEAEHISSVFVEFYTQNDAQAAYQMLAHHQPLHMAPRYIGLNPEDIIWSNLRIKWWELIIRNAATIAAVVALIIFWAIPVAVVGAISNINFLTNKVPFLAFIKDCPPVILGVITALLPSILLAVLMALLPIVLRLLARLGGVPTAAAVELRTQNFYFGFQVVQVFLVTTIASAASSAVTKIIQKPQEAASLLAENIPKASNFYIAYFILQGLTFSSGALLQIAGLVISKILGTLLDNTPRKMYKRWSTLAGMGWGTVFPVLTNLCVIAITYSAIAPLVMGFATIGLYLFYLAYRYNMLYVTNANIDTKGMVYPRALQHTTVGCYLLIVCLIGLFAIGTASDRRALGPMILMIIFGVFTIIYHYSLIQAVTPLLNYLPKNLETEDDGPLSPQPSHQEAGPSDAEKGMSNGTAEPPMPKVNPIVKFFQPQIYANYQTLRKLVPHDFADTTYPPEIEKNAYYHPSIGSTPPLLWIPRDAGGISKQEVAHSSRVIPITDEDAFIDDNGKISWNEEKGVPPIYKEKIYY from the exons ATGGACACCTTCGTCCAGTTCGCCAAACGGGCG GACGATGAAGACCCCCAGAACGCCTCCAATTCGGCATCGGGTCTTGTCTCCACCCTGCTTCCGACCCTCGTCATCTCAGGTGCGATGCTCCTGCTCTTCGTAATCCTGCGCCGCAGCGAACGGAGGCAGTATGCTCCCAGAACCTACATTGGCGCTCTGCGTGAGCAGGAACGCACTCCCGCTCCCGAACCTGGCTTCTTCGGCTGGATCCTGTCCATGCTGAAGCTGCCAGATACCTATGTGCTTCGTCATCACTCAATGGATGCTTATCTGCTTCTGCGCTACCTAAAGATTGCCACCAGCATCTGCCTTGTTGGCTGCTTCATCACCTGGCCCGTCCTCTTCCCCGTCAATGCAACTGGCGGAGGTGGGAAGGTGCAGTTGGATATTTTGTCCTTTGGCAATGTCACGGGCAATCTAAGCCGATACTACGCCCATACATTCATCGCCTGGATTTTCATTT CTTTCGTTTTCTTTATGGTTACCCGCGAAAACATTTACTTCATCAATCTACGCCAAGCTtacttcttctctcctctctaTTCTGGGCGTATCTCTTCTAAGACTGTTCTTTTCACGGCTGTGCCCGATGAATATCTTGACGAGGCCCGAATCAGGAAGATGTACGGAGAGGACAAGGTCAAGAACGTTTGGCTTGTTCCGAACATCGACCAACTTCTGGAAAAGGTTGAAGAGCGCGACGGCGCTGCCTTCAAGCTCGAGGGCGCTGAGACTAAACTAATCAAACTTGCAACCGCTGCCCGCGTTAAGGCTACAAAAGGGCAACAAAGCGACGAAGAAGGACAGCAAACCAATCTCGCCTTTGGATCTGATGAAACAGACGGAGAATCCGGCTCAGTTGCAGCTAAATGGATAAAGCCTTCTGAAAGACCCACTCACAGACTCAAGCCGATCATCGGCAAGAAGGTTGACACCATCAATTGGGCTCGCGGAGAGATTGAGCGTCTCAATCCTGAAATTGAATCTCTGCAGGAGAAGCTTCGTGCCGGTGAAGCCGAACATATCTCCTCAGTTTTCGTTGAGTTTTACACGCAAAATGACGCACAGGCTGCATATCAAATGC TGGCGCATCATCAGCCGCTGCACATGGCCCCACGCTACATTGGTTTGAACCCTGAGGACATtatctggtcaaacttgcGCATCAAATGGTGGGAGCTTATCATTCGAAATGCTGCTACTATCGCCGCTGTTGTCGCATTGATTATTTTCTGGGCAATTCCTGTTGCCGTCGTCGGTGCTATCTCCAACATCAACTTTCTCACTAACAAAGTGCCGTTCCTTGCCTTTATCAAGGACTGCCCTCCGGTAATTCTCGGTGTTATCACAGCACTTCTCCCTTCCATTCTTTTGGCGGTTCTCATGGCTCTACTGCCTATTGTTCTCCGAC TCCTAGCAAGACTCGGAGGCGTGCCAACCGCAGCAGCCGTTGAGTTGCGAACCCAAAATTTCTATTTCGGTTTCCAAGTTGTCCAGGTCTTCTTGGTCACAACCATTGCCTCAGCGGCATCCAGTGCTGTGACTAAAATTATTCAAAAGCCACAGGAAGCTGCTTCCTTGCTCGCCGAGAACATCCCTAAGGCTTCTAACTTTTACATTGCGTATTTTATCCTGCAGGGCTTGACATTCAGTTCTGGTGCTCTCTTGCAAATCGCAGGCCTTGTTATCTCGAAGATCCTGGGTACACTCTTGGATAATACCCCCCGAAAGATGTACAAGAGATGGTCGACCCTGGCTGGTATGGGCTGGGGAACCGTGTTCCCTGTACTTACTAACCTTTGCGTTATTG CTATTACGTATTCCGCTATCGCACCTCTGGTGATGGGCTTCGCTACTATCGGGCTGTACCTCTTCTACCTCGCGTACAGATACAACATGCTTTATGTGACGAACGCCAACATCGATACCAAAGGCATGGTCTATCCTCGAGCACTGCAACATACAACCGTTGGTTGCTATCTCTTGATCGTTTGTCTCATTGGTCTATTTGCTATTGGAACTGCATCCGATCGTCGTGCCTTGGGTCCAATGATCCTGATGATCATCTTTGGTGTCTTCACAATCATATATCACTATTCGCTGATCCAGGCCGTGACACCTTTGCTAAACTATCTGCCGAAGAACTTGGAAACCGAGGACGACGGACCTCTATCTCCTCAGCCTAGTCATCAAGAAGCCGGTCCAAGCGACGCCGAAAAGGGAATGTCGAACGGCACCGCCGAACCACCGATGCCCAAGGTCAACCCCATCGTCAAGTTTTTCCAGCCGCAAATATATGCCAACTATCAGACCCTGCGTAAACTGGTTCCTCACGATTTCGCCGATACGACTTACCCACCTGAAATTGAGAAAAATGCTTATTACCATCCATCCATTGGGTCGACACCACCGCTACTCTGGATTCCCCGGGATGCTGGTGGCATCAGCAAACAAGAAGTGGCGCATTCATCGAGGGTTATCCCAATCACTGATGAAGATGCCTTCATTGATGACAATGGCAAGATTTCATGGAATGAAGAGAAAGGTGTCCCACCAATTTACAAAGAGAAAATTTACTACTAA
- a CDS encoding uncharacterized protein (EggNog:ENOG410PVY1), whose product MSGAGEGPSWAKRRIAPARPVSDAALPHERISSLPPQRTFFFVDAKSSSKGKRAHVMKHHIQEKKREQRRLLSQAVNGQGVGRPRTLPWRRSEISQVAADSNVVSLSRIAPVLNDDMSSTNKEPATEIYPALNQTYCSLCNQISLRTSRLDPFGTLPMELTDESQQLADCWTTKLAYWSGQNNHMKIAAFRQAMLSPMTFYVTILTYCARFRAHASGLKETPQSIQYTSTAERSLLRYIQAASDPYDENIVMTFAALSLQEERYGSKERAAEHMNQAMVRLRPRAADYPFQNVFVHYVRYTMSPCGVVRDAVEASKLSSFLRIAQSAAQDYHFIYQAPLRRTAFQFSTPLHLILSSGPHPSPVPKEERKWVVNCGAVHDLCRVASLIYITSSILDYRLSPHKCNLFLEELLLKISQHNLDRWASTESLLWMLLEDPSNVDLKDPRRAWVVGDIMGIVQRLPALLKYQFSELLLRFLMLRPPDLEISLDKFEVALWQHVNSQLVVDCHE is encoded by the exons ATGTCAG GAGCAGGAGAAGGCCCTTCATGGGCGAAGCGGCGGATAGCTCCCGCTCGGCCAGTGTCGGATGCGGCGCTGCCACACGAGagaatttcttctctgcCTCCCCAACGcacttttttctttgtcgACGCTAAATCGTCTAGCAAAGGGAAACGTGCACATGTGATGAAACATCACATTcaagagaaaaagagggagCAGAGAAGATTACTTTCTCAGGCCGTGAACGGGCAAGGAGTTGGTCGACCTCGAACCCTGCCTTGGAGGAGAAGTGAGATATCGCAGGTCGCTGCAGACTCGAATGTTGTTTCTTTGAGCCGAATTGCCCCCGTCCTG AATGACGACATGTCTAGCACGAATAAAGAACCTGCGACAGAGATATATCCAGCCCTTAATCAGACGTATTGCTCGCTTTGCAACCAAATAAGCTTGAGAACGTCAAGATTGGATCCCTTTGGTACTCTACCCATGGAGCTCACGGATGAGTCTCAACAGCTGGCAGATTGCTGGACGACGAAACTTGCGTACTGGTCTGGCCAAAACAACCACATGAAAATCGCTGCTTTTCGACAAGCGATGCTCAGTCCGATGACGTTTTATGTGACAATTCTTACTTACTGTGCCAGATTTCGAGCTCACGCTTCGGGATTAAAAGAGACGCCCCAGTCCATCCAATATACGTCAACGGCAGAACGCTCTCTTCTGCGATATATCCAAGCCGCAAGCGACCCGTATGACGAGAATATCGTCATGACCTTTGCTGCGTTATCGCTCCAAGAGGAGAGATACGGGAGCAAAGAAAGGGCCGCGGAACATATGAATCAAGCGATGGTGCGGTTAAGGCCTCGTGCGGCAGATTATCCTTTCCAAAACGTATTTGTTCATTATGTGCGTTATACCATGTCTCCATGCGGCGTGGTCCGGGACGCTGTAGAAGCTTCTAAGTTATCATCCTTTCTACGCATTGCGCAATCTGCGGCCCAAGATTATCACTTTATTTACCAGGCCCCTCTCAGAAGGACCGCATTCCAGTTCTCCACGCCTCTTCATCTGATACTCTCCTCGGGGCCGCATCCGAGTCCTGTGCCGAAGGAAGAACGAAAATGGGTCGTCAATTGCGGCGCAGTGCACGATCTCTGTCGTGTCGCGTCACTGATATATATCACCTCGTCTATACTTGACTATCGTCTCTCGCCGCACAAGTGTAACCTCTTTCTTGAGGAACTGTTGCTGAAGATTAGCCAGCACAATCTCGACCGCTGGGCATCTACAGAGTCGCTTTTATGGATGCTTCTTGAGGATCCTTCAAACGTGGACTTGAAAGACCCGCGGCGTGCCTGGGTTGTGGGGGACATAATGGGAATCGTTCAAAGGCTGCCGGCGCTGCTGAAGTATCAGTTCAGTGAACTTTTACTCCGTTTTTTGATGCTGAGGCCGCCGGATCTTGAGATATCACTGGATAAATTTGAAGTAGCCCTATGGCAGCATGTCAATTCGCAGTTGGTTGTCGACTGCCACGAGTGA
- a CDS encoding uncharacterized protein (EggNog:ENOG410QE3G~COG:G~TransMembrane:13 (o20-41i53-70o76-98i110-129o141-163i191-214o226-246i266-288o308-326i333-352o358-380i392-419o470-489i)): protein MQEVVLRSLNPYVTSSFSLHSLTAATTVMSSIIGGLSKIPLAKILDTWGRPQGLALTLFIWVIGYIMMAACKNVQTYAAAQVFSAVGSQGVSYCMTVFIADTSSLKNRSLMLAFATSPYVATTWVGGPISKSIIQVAGWRWGFGIFSIVVPVVVSPLCLIFLLNHRKAKKAGIASTPGSGRILNLQNIKKYAIDVDLVGVIILASGMALFLLPFSLWSFQAEKWKAPMIICMIIFGGLLLIFFTIYEKYLARVTFIPFTLLMDRTVFFAAVYFFFVFFCGAVWGGYFFSMLQVVWELDITNATYVSNIYRVGSCLWALVVGVLIRWTGRFKWLAVYFAVPLMMLGVGLMIHFRQPGVNIGYIVMTQIFVAFAGGTCVITGEMAMMAPSDHQHIAVIIAILNLFSSIGGAVGGTVSTAIWTSQFPAALHKHLPPGTDVSRIYASIITQLSYKPGTAIRDGISRAYGDAQRYMLITSLCLLAGALICAAAWRDIKIKDIKQVKGRVV from the exons ATGCAAGAAGTCGTTTTACGCTCCCTGAACCCCTATGTGACCAGCTCCTTTTCACTCCATTCATTGACGGCGGCGACTACCGTCATGTCGAGCATCATCGGAGGGCTGAGTAAAATCCCTCTAGCCAAAATATTGGACACATGGGGCAGACCCCAAGGGTTGGCTCTCACTCTCTTCATTTGGGTTATCGGGTACATCATGATGGCAGCATGCAAAAACGTCCAGACGTATGCTGCTGCGCAAGTCTTTTCCGCCGTGGG ATCTCAGGGAGTCAGCTATTGTATGACCGTTTTTATCGCCGACACGTCCTCCCTGAAGAACCGATCGCTGATGCTCGCATTCGCTACCTCACCCTACGTTGCAACCACCTGGGTCGGCGGGCCGATATCCAAAAGTATTATCCAGGTGGCCGGCTGGCGCTGGGGCTTCGGTATATTCAGCATCGTGGTTCCCGTGGTTGTCTCGCCTCTGTGCCTCATTTTCCTTTTGAATCACCGTAAAGCAAAGAAGGCTGGGATAGCATCCACCCCAGGCTCCGGTCGGATATTGAACCTCcaaaatatcaagaaataCGCCATTGATGTCGATCTTGTTGGAGTCATTATCTTGGCTAGCGGTATGGCGCTGTTCCTCTTGCCATTTAGTCTCTGGTCTTTTCAGGCAGAGAAGTGGAAGGCCCCCATGATTATTTGCATGATCATTTTTGGCGGCCTTCTGCTGATATTTTTCACAATTTATGAAAAATATCTCGCCAGGGTGACATTTATCCCCTTTACCCTTCTTATGGACCGTACTGTTTTCTTCGCAGCcgtctatttcttctttgtcttcttctgtgGTGCGGTCTGGGGCGGGTATTTCTTCTCGATGTTGCAGGTGGTGTGGGAGCTGGACATCACCAATGCAACCTATGTTAGCAACATTTATCGTGTGGGCTCTTGTCTGTGGGCACTGGTGGTCGGTGTCCTAATCCGCTGGACTGGTAGATTTAAATGGCTTGCGGTGTATTTCGCGGTGCCTTTGATGATGCTTGGCGTCGGCCTCATGATTCACTTCCGCCAGCCAGGCGTAAACATCGGATACATCGTCATGACGCAGATCTTCGTTGCCTTCGCCGGCGGTACGTGCGTCATCACAGGCGAGATGGCCATGATGGCGCCCTCAGACCACCAACATATTGCCGTCATAATCGCGATCCTCAACTTATTCTCGAGCATCGGTGGTGCGGTGGGAGGAACCGTGTCCACAGCTATCTGGACCAGTCAGTTCCCGGCCGCACTCCACAAACATCTTCCCCCGGGAACAGATGTAAGCCGCATTTATGCCTCGATTATCACACAGCTGTCATATAAGCCTGGAACGGCCATCCGAGACGGAATTAGTAGAGCATATGGTGATGCTCAGCGCTACATGCTCATCACAAGCCTGTGTCTTCTTGCAGGTGCCTTGATCTGCGCTGCAGCCTGGAGAGACATTAAGATCAAGGATATAAAACAGGTAAAGGGAAGAGTGGTGTAA
- a CDS encoding uncharacterized protein (SECRETED:SignalP(1-18)~EggNog:ENOG410Q019~COG:S) has product MKLGAMFANFLFALSAFAQDITSMPQCAQSPVLEAISSSKCGLTDVKCICTDKDFVSGLLEKIPKVCSPEDFAAATKVAVQLCNAYGASLSLPASPTTSASSGSSSATATATGSTASPNPDNSGSSSGSSANPPAATFTDAAVMNKAGLKLAGLIAVAGALAL; this is encoded by the exons ATGAAACTAGGCGCTATGTTTGCTAACTTTCTGTTTGCCTTGTCGGCATTTGCTCAGGATATTACCTCCATGCCTCAGTGCGCG CAATCACCCGTCCTAGAAGCTATTTCTTCCTCAAAGTGCGGCCTGACTGATGTGAAGTGCATCTGCACTGACAAAGACTTTGTTTCTGGCTTACTGGAGAAGATTCCAAAAGTTTGCAGCCCAGAGGACTTTGCTG CTGCTACTAAGGTTGCTGTTCAGCTCTGCAATGCCTATGGAGCATCTCTCTCATTGCCAGCTTCTCCTACCACATCTGCTTCTTCGGGTTCTTCTTCTGCTACGGCTACTGCGACCGGATCGACGGCGTCTCCAAACCCAGATAACTCGGGATCCTCCTCTGGGTCATCGGCCAACCCGCCTGCTGCCACGTTTACTGACGCTGCGGTTATGAACAAAGCTGGTTTGAAACTCGCAGGCCTTATAGCAGTTGCTGGCGCGCTGGCTTTGTGA
- a CDS encoding uncharacterized protein (EggNog:ENOG410Q4JX), protein MDISDLKDDLYELYRNRSSYWVRDIPYFKSSCSKILWKLGPVFTERETYGNDDIYKTETCGTCVATQVEGPSPGVQGIAKIRLQIPDDPENPSSTKPQRSSSRLAFEYYNHRTLTELGCTCIPKLLDYTLFTQKKGDPLPGGFLFILVMERLSGRNLVNFADLPMSERDQVRLAFAKSIREFYAFRFMHNDPDRRNLMWDPENKKCYIIDLEDAYQIKVHA, encoded by the exons ATGGATATCAGCGACTTGAAGGATGACCTTTATGAGCTATACCGCAATAGATCATCCTACTGGGTGCGAGACATCCCATATTTCAAGAGTTCTTGCTCAAAGATCCTATGGAAACTCGGCCCGGTCTTTACAGAACGCGAGACTTATGGGAATGATGATATCTATAAGACAGAGACATGTGGTACATGTGTTGCAACTCAGGTTGAAGGGCCCAGTCCAGGAGTTCAGGGCATTGCAAAGATCAGATTGCA GATTCCTGATGATCCTGAAAACCCTTCATCAACCAAACCTCAACGCAGCAGCTCTCGTCTCGCATTTGAATATTATAACCATCGTACACTCACAGAACTTGGTTGCACTTGTATCCCAAAGCTGCTAGACTATACACTTTTCACTCAAAAGAAGGGTGATCCTCTTCCTGGTGGCTTCCTTTTCATTCTTGTGATGGAAAGATTGTCAGGGCGCAATTTGGTTAATTTTGCTGATTTGCCCATGTCCGAGCGGGATCAGGTCCGGTTAGCATTTGCGAAGTCAATACG CGAGTTCTACGCCTTCAGGTTCATGCATAATGACCCTGATCGTCGCAATCTGATGTGGGACCCTGAGAATAAAAAATG CTACATAATAGACCTCGAAGACGCGTATCAAATCAAAGTTCATGCCTGA
- a CDS encoding uncharacterized protein (EggNog:ENOG410QE3G~COG:G~TransMembrane:14 (i63-82o102-124i136-153o159-181i193-212o224-246i274-297o309-329i349-371o391-409i416-435o441-463i475-502o553-572i)): protein MRSPFGGSNKAAEAGTEKYQPDIEASDRENDNSDGIRSPTEAEDVSKEVQDGVRNMEAATSVWTKWHLIAAYVNIWLIYFVTSMQEVVLRSLNPYVTSSFSLHSLTAATTVMSSIIGGLSKIPLAKILDTWGRPQGLALTLFIWVIGYIMMAACKNVQTYAAAQVFSAVGSQGVSYCMTVFIADTSSLKNRSLMLAFATSPYVATTWVGGPISKSIIQVAGWRWGFGIFSIVVPVVVSPLCLIFLLNHRKAKKAGIASTPGSGRILNLQNIKKYAIDVDLVGVIILASGMALFLLPFSLWSFQAEKWKAPMIICMIIFGGLLLIFFTIYEKYLARVTFIPFTLLMDRTVFFAAVYFFFVFFCGAVWGGYFFSMLQVVWELDITNATYVSNIYRVGSCLWALVVGVLIRWTGRFKWLAVYFAVPLMMLGVGLMIHFRQPGVNIGYIVMTQIFVAFAGGTCVITGEMAMMAPSDHQHIAVIIAILNLFSSIGGAVGGTVSTAIWTSQFPAALHKHLPPGTDVSRIYASIITQLSYKPGTAIRDGISRAYGDAQRYMLITSLCLLAGALICAAAWRDIKIKDIKQVKGRVV from the exons ATGAGGAGCCCCTTCGGCGGAAGTAACAAAGCAGCTGAAGCTGGCACAGAGAAATACCAACCAGACATCGAAGCTTCCGACCGTGAGAATGATAATAGTGACGGCATCAGAAGTCCCACTGAAGCGGAGGATGTCTCGAAGGAGGTTCAAGATGGTGTGCGTAACATGGAGGCTGCCACATCAGTGTGGACAAAGTGGCATCTAATCGCAGCATATGTGAA CATTTGGCTCATCTATTTCGTCACCTCGATGCAAGAAGTCGTTTTACGCTCCCTGAACCCCTATGTGACCAGCTCCTTTTCACTCCATTCATTGACGGCGGCGACTACCGTCATGTCGAGCATCATCGGAGGGCTGAGTAAAATCCCTCTAGCCAAAATATTGGACACATGGGGCAGACCCCAAGGGTTGGCTCTCACTCTCTTCATTTGGGTTATCGGGTACATCATGATGGCAGCATGCAAAAACGTCCAGACGTATGCTGCTGCGCAAGTCTTTTCCGCCGTGGG ATCTCAGGGAGTCAGCTATTGTATGACCGTTTTTATCGCCGACACGTCCTCCCTGAAGAACCGATCGCTGATGCTCGCATTCGCTACCTCACCCTACGTTGCAACCACCTGGGTCGGCGGGCCGATATCCAAAAGTATTATCCAGGTGGCCGGCTGGCGCTGGGGCTTCGGTATATTCAGCATCGTGGTTCCCGTGGTTGTCTCGCCTCTGTGCCTCATTTTCCTTTTGAATCACCGTAAAGCAAAGAAGGCTGGGATAGCATCCACCCCAGGCTCCGGTCGGATATTGAACCTCcaaaatatcaagaaataCGCCATTGATGTCGATCTTGTTGGAGTCATTATCTTGGCTAGCGGTATGGCGCTGTTCCTCTTGCCATTTAGTCTCTGGTCTTTTCAGGCAGAGAAGTGGAAGGCCCCCATGATTATTTGCATGATCATTTTTGGCGGCCTTCTGCTGATATTTTTCACAATTTATGAAAAATATCTCGCCAGGGTGACATTTATCCCCTTTACCCTTCTTATGGACCGTACTGTTTTCTTCGCAGCcgtctatttcttctttgtcttcttctgtgGTGCGGTCTGGGGCGGGTATTTCTTCTCGATGTTGCAGGTGGTGTGGGAGCTGGACATCACCAATGCAACCTATGTTAGCAACATTTATCGTGTGGGCTCTTGTCTGTGGGCACTGGTGGTCGGTGTCCTAATCCGCTGGACTGGTAGATTTAAATGGCTTGCGGTGTATTTCGCGGTGCCTTTGATGATGCTTGGCGTCGGCCTCATGATTCACTTCCGCCAGCCAGGCGTAAACATCGGATACATCGTCATGACGCAGATCTTCGTTGCCTTCGCCGGCGGTACGTGCGTCATCACAGGCGAGATGGCCATGATGGCGCCCTCAGACCACCAACATATTGCCGTCATAATCGCGATCCTCAACTTATTCTCGAGCATCGGTGGTGCGGTGGGAGGAACCGTGTCCACAGCTATCTGGACCAGTCAGTTCCCGGCCGCACTCCACAAACATCTTCCCCCGGGAACAGATGTAAGCCGCATTTATGCCTCGATTATCACACAGCTGTCATATAAGCCTGGAACGGCCATCCGAGACGGAATTAGTAGAGCATATGGTGATGCTCAGCGCTACATGCTCATCACAAGCCTGTGTCTTCTTGCAGGTGCCTTGATCTGCGCTGCAGCCTGGAGAGACATTAAGATCAAGGATATAAAACAGGTAAAGGGAAGAGTGGTGTAA
- a CDS encoding uncharacterized protein (EggNog:ENOG410PHK2~COG:S~TransMembrane:1 (o244-269i)~BUSCO:6281at33183), translated as MAENCISLKDSTTCPAFASASVSTRQDIVDQFPFLEFVSSVKDFDKELQNYVHHDYVKRKYQDLLGCSNVKLTNTSSLYARYTTSVICNGIVQSSRGICNVSPDDSRPLCADTCALSATSEELVAVNPDLCGTPKSNFMDQIRSDFTICANPADSLTGKCISGSENEPAECGYGPNLLGLCGFCAESSPNATDSCCVAADATNRCRGLELPTVPSLPPLFPSSTSSSNPSASAGAGTGLSGGTIAGIVVGSVAGIALLGALAVFLFIFLRQRRDRNSSIFNQPSPPRKGTSSMQYAPGNMAQGPGFDVLPGGRVARMSALQNNDDSPRGTAAMKYDSSDSEAFASPASGTRRRPPVTGRRNGSLSSASALAGDGDTTSPKSGSGAQFSSPEGVASGQSEQLPYFRDYYSQDDIHPNDKVAVLWAYQPRAADEFELERGDMLKVVGIWDDGWATGIRLNETVEDYDGKHKAQRDSGVSNGTDRRGSSPAPTGEIKAFPLVCVCLPEHWRKTIEGDPQTRSSMDSQ; from the exons ATGGCAGAGAACTGCATTTCGCTCAAAGACTCAACAACATGCCCTGCATTCGCCAGTGCCTCCGTCTCTACCAGACAGGACATTGTGGATCAATT TCCCTTCCTCGAATTCGTTTCCTCTGTCAAAGACTTCGACAAAGAGCTGCAGAATTACGTGCATCATGACTATGTCAAGCGAAA ATATCAAGACCTTCTGGGCTGTTCCAACGTCAAGCTTACAAACACCAGTTCTCTCTATGCCCGATATACCACTAGTGTCATTTGCAACGGGATAGTTCAAAGCTCAAGGGGGATTTGCAATGTTTCACCGGACGATTCGCGACCGCTTTGTGCTGACACATGT GCATTATCGGCTACGAGCGAAGAACTAGTTGCGGTCAATCCAGACTTATGTGGCACCCCAAAGTCGAACTTTATGGACCAAATCCGCTCTGATTTTACCATATGCGCAAATCCCGCAGACTCTCTGACCGGAAAATGTATCTCTGGGAGCGAAAACGAACCGGCTGAATGTGGCTACGGCCCCAATTTGCTTGGACTTTGCGGGTTCTGTGCGGAAAGCTCACCGAATGCAACCGATTCATGTTGTGTTGCTGCAGACGCTACAAATCGATGCCGTGGTCTAGAACTGCCGACAGTGCCCTCTTTACCTCCACTCTTCCCGTCGTCCACTTCAAGTTCTAACCCGTCAGCTAGCGCGGGTGCTGGCACCGGACTCTCTGGTGGAACAATTGCAGGTATTGTCGTTGGATCTGTAGCCGGTATTGCCTTGTTGGGTGCATTGGCGGTATTTTTGTTCATATTCCTCCGCCAGAGACGTGACCGGAACAGCAGTATATTCAACCAACCATCACCTCCACGAAAGGGGACGAGTTCGATGCAATATGCCCCTGGAAACATGGCTCAGGGCCCTGGCTTTGACGTTCTACCAGGAGGGCGCGTTGCCCGAATGTCTGCTTTACAAAACAACGACGATTCTCCACGTGGCACCGCTGCCATGAAATACGATTCGTCGGATTCCGAAGCTTTTGCTAGCCCCGCCAGTGGCACCAGAAGACGACCTCCGGTTACTGGTAGAAGAAACGGTTCATTATCCAGCGCATCTGCTCTCGCTGGTGACGGCGATACAACGTCTCCAAAATCTGGGAGCGGCGCACAATTCTCATCTCCAGAGGGCGTCGCTAGCGGCCAATCGGAACAGCTTCCTTATTTCAGAGACTATTACTCGCAAGATGACATTCACCCCAACGACAAGGTAGCCGTGCTGTGGGCTTATCAACCTCGTGCAGCTGATGAATTCGAGCTCGAACGAGGCGATATGCTTAAAGTCGTCGGCATCTGGGACGATGGATGGGCTACCGGTATTCGTCTTAATGAAACTGTCGAAGACTATGATGGCAAACACAAAGCACAGCGCGACAGTGGTGTTTCTAACGGTACTGATAGACGGGGGTCATCCCCGGCTCCCACTGGTGAAATTAAGGCCTTTCCG CTTGTCTGCGTTTGTCTACCCGAACACTGGAGAAAGACGATCGAAGGAGATCCCCAGACGAGATCGAGCATGGACAGCCAGTAA